The Brachypodium distachyon strain Bd21 chromosome 4, Brachypodium_distachyon_v3.0, whole genome shotgun sequence nucleotide sequence GCATTAACGAATACATCCTTGATTATTTTTTGGgaataaatttcacagaatTACATTTTTTGTGGCAGCTATCTCACAAAACCACGATTATTTTTAAGTCTCACaaaatcacaatttttgggACAGCTGGTctcaaaaaaccctaatctcgaTAATTAAGCCGGTTGATGGTGTTTCCGACAACCCGAAACCACCGGTCAGATGCCACGTCATCTTTCCAACTCATTTTTGACACCCGTTTTCGATGACGTTGCATCTGACTGGTGGCCCCGGGTGGTCGGAAACACAATCAACCGAAGCTTCAATCATTAGGATCTCCAAACCGAAGCTTCAATCGATCTTCATGTGCTTTGAAACGCCCAATCAGATCCTCGACCGACAGCGTCTTCAAATCGACACATTGCTCCAATGCTGTTACCAAATGCAAGAACCTCGCTGGTGATGCCTGCAGAATCTTTTACACAACAATAAGCTCCGTCAGGTCGTCGCCGAGCGCGCGGTCTGACGAGACCAACTTGGTCACCCGTGTCGCGAATGCTTCAGTCGCCTCATTTTCCCCCATCTCCAACACTTGAAACTCCTTTCTGAGTGCCTGGAGGTTGGATTCACGGACACGGTCATGGCCTACATGCATCGTCTTGATAGCTTCCCAGGCCAACTTCGCCGTGTCTTTGCGGGCGAGCGCTGGAAGCATGTCCTCCGGCACCCCCTGGTATATTGCCAGCAGCGCATCACGGTCATCTTCGTAGCCCACCAGCTCGCTGCTCACCGCATCCCACACTCCGGCTGACTGCATAGCAACACGCATCTGCATAGCCCACAGAGTGTAGTTCTTACGGGTGAGTTGGGGATAGTTGATGGGAGCTCGCGACCTTGCCGGCAGCGGCTGCGCCACCGGTACTACCGCCAACTTCTCTTCCCCATCAACCTTCTTCCCTTTGAGTGCTTCTAGCTCAGATCTGACCGCATCTGCCTCTGCTCGCGCCACCTTTGCCTCCGCCATCgcatcctccgccgccttccgcagctcctcctccttcttaaTCGTCAGCAGcgaccgccgcgccgctccgaACCCAGGCTCTGAGGCCAAATGTTGGCAAGAATACAGGATCTTGCTAGGTTTTGGTGGATCTCACAACACTCGGAAACTGAATCGATGATTCACAAGAACAGAGGAAATCGAAGAGAAAACAGAGGAAAGCTCAAGGAGCGACAGGGGATTTTTTCCAGGCAACGAATgcccttcttttcttgctcTGGCCTGCAACACAGCTAGCTCTCTCCTTTTTGTTCAGTTACAGAAACCAAACCTCCACTGTAGCCACACTGAGTCTTTGCTCAGCACACAAGGCTGCTACAGTGGCAAAGTGTACAAAACACCCCTGTTGTTGACTTCTAGCTACAACCTATGCAGCCTACCAACAATAAAGTATCACAGTTTTATGTTACAACAAGGATTACATTaacacaacttttttttccccatcGTTGACCACTTGACCCGGCGCATCTTCCcgtctcttttccttttcgttTCCTCCTGGGCTGCAGCCCACTTTGTGCCTTATCTTTTCCATTCCTTTTTCCTGGGCTTCTGGCCCAAGTCCTGCCCGAGCACCTGCTTCGCCCAACGGCGGCTTGAATTCCATCAAAGCACCATCAGTCGTCCTCTTTGAATGGCAGGTgacctctctttctctctgttTGGCCGTACCACAGCTTATGTTTCTCAAATTTCTGATATTGGCCCATGCCTAAAACCTGTTTGATGTTTTGCTCGCCCAGGATTAATTTGCTTCGTTTCTTCGTTCTGCTCGATCAAATAAGGAGGAAGGCGGCTGACATCGGTACACAGGGAAGATTTTGCATGCTGCATGTTGGATCTGCTTGCATCGGTACACAAGACTCTCATctctaatttttgttgttacaCTTGCTTCTGGTATAGTGCTGTACCATCTTGCCATGGATGAGCGATGCATTGTTTTTTGAAATTAATGGCTCTCGATTGTGTTCTGCAACGTGTTTGTCGATTCAAAACTAAAACATATCTACTTGCTTCCTTTGAAGGCAATGTGCCTGCTTTTACAAATATGGATAGCGCTGAGAATTTTTTTCAGGGATCCTGATAGTCATTCCCACGAAGAGGCGGACGACCGTGCCGTCAGTCACAATCTAAAATCAAACtcaggttaaaaaaaaaagaactctcTGTATATACTAATCTGTTCAGAGTTAACATGAATTACAAATAGCTATTTTGTACATAGCAAGTCTGCAGCAAAATGAAGCATTCAGTTTACAGAACATGATCTGACCAACGAAAGAAATCATGACAAAGTTTTCTGTTCAGCATACAATATTTTGTAAAAAGGGTTAACTACTGAGCAAGATGAGGTAGGTGCGAAAAATGTCATGCTGGTCAGATAAAAGATATATTTCTGCAAAGGTCATATTTAATattcctctgatcctaaattcttgacttaaatttgctcaaatatggatgtatatattcttaaaaagcgtttagatacatgtaatatttcgacaacaatttaggatcgcaGGGAGTACATTGTTTTCACCTTATGTATAAAGAGAAGGCAGTGTTGCATCCCATTCTTTTTGTTTACTAAATCAATCATAGAACTATAGGACGTCATGCTTAGTCACGGTCTGTGACAGTTTGCATGATAAATTAACCAATTGTTGGCACAGTGAAAATGAGGTGCAACTTATGGAACAGAGCAACTTCAGGATGTCAAACGGCATAAGCATCAGTACATACATGTTCTCTATCTCAAAACAGATATGATAACCATAATTCTCATTTTTTATCCTCAGTAGCACTGCATATTCCTTCCTGATATGTGATGAGCCTATCGCGATTTAAATGCCgatcatattttcttttcgttGGTTAGGATTATAGATTTCACATTGAAATTTTATATGACACCTTATTACAGGAAAACTGAAACTATTTCATTTCTAATATGTTGTCACTGCAAGTCTGTAACTGTAGTACATAATCAAGAGTTTTCGAACTTCTTTTCAAAACATGCAGGACATAATCTACCACACAGGGAGCAGAGCCTTCTACCTAAAATTAGTTATAGTGTGGCTTTGAATTAGAATTACTGGTCACTATATTGACCACCTTCAATTGCAATCCATCAGACCTCTTATTAATACAGTTTCATGTTGGTccaatgcatgcatatgcatctaTCTGACTGAATAAAACCTCTTAACTTCCTTCTCAGTTTTGCCGATTACTTCAAGTTCTCTTAAGATATGTATGCCGACCACTTGAAGTTATTTTAGGATCAATGACAATTCAATCCACCATGGGAAAGTTGGGTTGAGATAATTGGAAACAAGCTGGGCATGAATTGGCATTTCCAAATTATCCAGATTATTGAGTAAAATGGCGGTACATGCATCATGACAACAAGTAAAAGGTAGGGATTACAGGGAAAACTGAAACATCTAGTGGGCACCAAGGACTACTTGTGTGCCCTAAAGACACATTATTAAAGTTTTCTTTTGCAACATTTCCATGTTTTTACCGCAACAATAGTTATTTTTCCTGTTTCAGTAAATTTAATGGTTATATTGCAGTGCAACAAACATTATTGCAATATAGTATGAGAGATCTCTCATCACAAGCCGGATAGACAGAGGGTAAACTAAAAATATTATTCCTtgttgcatgcatatgcaggTATACCTCGATCTATGGCATGGCATATAGTTCAAGGTCGTTTGCAGCCGAGTATGGCATCCAGAACAGATTTTTGAGGATCTGTGCTGCatgtgctgtattcctgctgCCAATTACCTAGAACCGCAGTATGCCATCTCAGTGCCACAGTAGCTGTAGCCGCTGCAGCAGCACTTGCCGAGGCAAGTTTAACCACCGTTCTGCGTGCCGCACCTCTGGCTGTCGGTGGTTATTTTGTCGTAGCAGGCGCCGCTCTGGCAGGCAACTTCGGTGGTGTTGCTGCAGTACCTGTCGCCGAGTCCGCATTTCCCGGCCTTGTTGCAGCAGAAGTTGTTAGGGCACTCCTTCCCTTGGCTGCATGTGAGGTCTTGGACGCAAGGGCCGTTCTGGCAGCCGTCGCCACAGTACAAGCTGCCGAGGCCGCATTGCCCGCCATTGCAGCATTGGTTGTTGGGGCACAGCTGGTCGGCCCCACACTGGGGGCTGACTTGGCATGCGCCGCTCTGGCAGCCGGCAGTAGCGCTGCAGTAGGCGCTGCCGAGGCCACAGAGGCCGCCGGAGCTGCAGCAGAGGTTGTTTGGGCACTCCGTGTTGTCCATGTCCTTGCCGCACTCCGCGGGGCATGGCACTTTCCCCATGTGGGAGGAAGATTTAGCAATGGCCTGAGTTGTCGCAGCAAGggccagcgccagcgccaggAGGACCACCTTCTTCGCCATGGCCAGCTGATTATATGTCTGGATGTGTAAATGACAGATACTACTAGTGGTGAACTGGtgatggatgcaaatgtaGGCACGTCTTGGGCCCTTTATATAGGAGTTGAGTGAGAGTGGACTTGGCTATGCATCTGCATTTTAGAAGGtccatctgcatgcatgcatatgatgTCAACTTTGTTCTTAGAGAAGATCTCATCTGACACGATCTGTTCTAGAGAGCTGTGGCACCATCGATCCTTTCTACATTGCACGAGGGGCAACATTAATTCATGCAGGCATGAAGCGTGCTCAAGCCCCTAGGTTCATTGATTTCCAAACAGATCGATGTTGTTTAGGGCAATCGCAACAAGGGAGTGCAGATTTTACGAAAACTCGTCCACTTTGTTTTTGTGTATGTCGGCAGGGCGAGTACGTACATTGCAGCTAGGATAATCTAATTTACAATTTAGGCGCCAATCTCCACACGCAAATTAAATGGGCCTTGTAGGTTTGACTTCTTGAAAACGAAATTCATCCAACGCGAGACACTAGGCCTGACTTCAGTGATTAAGTAGAAAGTCAAATTGTACTGTTCTTTGCATCAAAGATTAGAAAGTCAAATGTGCTCGGTAAAGATTCAGATCGAGTTTAGATCGCACTGGTTTCACCTGGGCTGTGAAACCATCATATCCATTGATACGTTAGTCTGCAGTTTGCATTAATTGTCCTGTCTATACtctcaaaatatttatcaGATCAGGATATATTCGTTAGTGCATTTTTAGTTAAACTGCCACCCAGCGTAAAATTTAGATGACAGAAGTTTGTGAATGGCAGTGCCAATTTGACAGTGGAACAGAGGCCACGAAGGGTTAACCTGCACCTTTCGATATAGTGTGAGACAACAAGGGGCATCTGTCTGGCCTTATTATCCTGTGGTTTGTCGCTTGTTTGAGAAAAATCCAGCAATATCCTTTACATGTGCAGCGAAACTTGTACGTAGGTTGTCAATGTAACACTTGTAATTCAGGCTATTTTGTTGCCCTTAATTTCTCTCAGTACCTGATAGATTGAAGGGTTGGGTAGACACTGAATGTTCGCTACTTATTATGTCGATATCTCTATGCTAGCCAATGCGGTGGATGGgtgtctatatatacataataCATTCACAAGCTAGAGGTGGTCTTGAAGTTTGCTCATCGATCTAATGTATGACTTACACGATTAAGAACTCCATAAAAAAGGCATAAAAAATCTTACAACCAAAAAAAAGCACCGGTTATATGTAAGACTTCAGATATATATGCCACAGAAACAGCCATAAAAAAGCCACTGCTTCGGAGTAGACCTTCGAGTGTACAAGGCATCTCTGTTGACGTGCTGCTCTTTGGTTACACCAATTTTTCATATTAATTGCGGCCTTTGTGcaaataagaagaagaaaaaaagaacatgggCTAGAACAGACGATAGCGCAAAGCTCCAAACTTCATACTTCCGGGGTCATCTCTAAAACTGAGACTTTTTGGTCAAAAATTGCAGTTCCATGCAATGTTGCAATAATACTTATTAaatgtttgtgtttgttttccaaaaaaaagtttgtaacaaaaaaatgaaaaaaataaaacatgcaTGCTGCGCGCACGAGTTGGAGCTCAGGCTCCAAAACCAAGTACGtacaggggcggagccagagGAACAATTAAGAGGGTGCAATTCAGACGTTCTTAAGTAGCTATAACTTAAATTAGCGGGGGCATAAATGGTGAAAATCTGACATTTACATTAGTATAACATAATTGAGTGGGGGCATTAGCCCCCATGGACTACATGCTGGAGTCGTCCATGTATATACCGAAAAAAATGGGTTTATAAACTCCACaaaaaatcatgcatgcaaatatTAGAATCTATATTATAAAATGTATTGGTTTTAATCTACATAAAAATAACAAGAATGATTGTCATATTGAaaatttcatttatttttgaatgAATGGAGTAGTTGTATGTGTCTTTCTTTTCAGAAGAGGAAGATAACCCGTGAGCTCTTTATCGACTTATGCACACAACGACAAATTATTAAAATCCAAGAACATATGGCGATGGTGAGAACTCTTCTAGTATATTGTAATTACTACAGTTTGTTAATTCTTGGTCTCACctgaaatttcaaaaatcTCGGTTATCTAAAATTACACATTACTCGTAATATTGCaatatcaaaatgatgcagTTTTTGTCGATTGGTTGGATACAAGTAGGTGGATGTTGACCCAAAGCTAACTAAGTTGGgcgagaaaaaaatgaaacaagatAGGTATGAATAGACAATTCCACATTATTAATAACATGGTGGTCCATGCATCACAGCAACGAAATAAAAGGTAGGAGTTACATGGAATACTAAAAAGTGGGCACCAATGACTACTTGTGAACCGCGGAGACAGATTATTAAAGTTTGCTGCTGTTGCAATATTTCCATGTTCTTACTGCAGCAATTATTCTTTCTTGTTGCAGTAAAACTTATGGCTATATTGCAGTGCAACAAACATTACAACAAGAGATCTCTTCCCACAAGCGGGTGATAAGAGAAA carries:
- the LOC100835442 gene encoding root-specific lectin-like, which produces MAKKVVLLALALALAATTQAIAKSSSHMGKVPCPAECGKDMDNTECPNNLCCSSGGLCGLGSAYCSATAGCQSGACQVSPQCGADQLCPNNQCCNGGQCGLGSLYCGDGCQNGPCVQDLTCSQGKECPNNFCCNKAGKCGLGDRYCSNTTEVACQSGACYDKITTDSQRCGTQNGG